One region of Pagrus major chromosome 5, Pma_NU_1.0 genomic DNA includes:
- the LOC140995638 gene encoding transmembrane protein 17A: MPVFYSPVPENLQMGLAYMGGSVFTNNRTADSDYSREQEDAAVVNELVSHLPLQMLLYFNMFYFPCWWFSAVFMLEIKFYYLPGYYQALLITGMILLTVIEVVRLYLGYIGNLKEKVPELAAFWLLSFMFQLPVLLFFLTDEGIIILPLERAVHSLYLLFLLAQILASFLALRKMTRKLTLLFHLRQFGKVESLHHAGMSPVFGLPYHHSVLPVSPNDMYH, translated from the exons ATGCCTGTGTTTTACTCACCTGTTCCCGAGAACCTGCAGATGGGTCTGGCCTATATGGGAGGCTCTGTGTTCACCAACAACAGGACGGCAGACAGCGACTACAGCAGGGAGCAGGAGGACGCCGCTG TGGTCAACGAGCTGGTTTCCCACCTCCCCCTGCAGATGCTGCTGTacttcaacatgttttatttccccTGCTGGTGGttctctgctgttttcatgTTGGAAATAAAG TTCTATTATCTACCCGGGTACTACCAGGCTCTGCTCATAACCGGGATGATCCTCCTCACAGTCATTGAAGTGGTCCGACTTTATCTGGGCTACATTGGCAACCTTAAAGAAAAG GTGCCAGAGCTGGCAGCCTTCTGGCTCCTGTCTTTCATGTTCCAGCTGCCAGTGCTGCTGTTCTTCCTGACCGATGAAGGAATTATCATCCTGCCTCTAGAGAGGGCGGTCCACTCCCTCtacctcctcttcctgctcgcCCAGATCCTGGCCTCCTTCCTGGCGCTCAGGAAAATGACCCGAAAGCTCACCCTGCTCTTCCATTTGCGCCAGTTTGGCAAGGTGGAGAGCCTCCATCATGCGGGAATGAGCCCTGTCTTTGGGCTGCCCTATCACCACAGCGTGCTGCCCGTGTCACCCAATGATATGTACCATTAA
- the selenoe gene encoding selenoprotein e has protein sequence MWAFLVLTLALSVRASDSTNDTAAEEELVIARGKLLAPSLVGUGIKKMPELQHFLMERWALYHNLEYDSSEEKNPRLIFYNEKDEVVKTVPVKKMKADEISSLLDSHGFYKRSKKGEEVPEEFQHFPLRAPRDEL, from the exons ATGTGGGCCTTCTTGGTGCTCACTCTTGCCCTTTCTGTTAGAGCATCAGACTCTACCAACGACACAGCGGCTGAAGAAGAGCTTGTTATAGCCAGAGGTAAACTGCTG GCTCCCAGTTTGGTCGGATGAGGCATAAAGAAAATGCCCGAGCTCCAACATTTTCTCATGGAGCGCTGGGCTTTATA CCACAACTTGGAATATGATTCATCGGAGGAGAAGAATCCGCGCCTGATATTCTATAACGAAAAGGACGAGGTTGTAAAG ACTGTTCCCGTGAAGAAGATGAAGGCAGACGAGATCAGCAGCCTGTTAGACTCGCACGGTTTCTACAAGAGGTCCAAGAAAGGGGAAGAGGTGCCAGAGGAGTTCCAGCACTTCCCCCTGCGCGCCCCAAGGGACGAGCTGTGA